Part of the Lotus japonicus ecotype B-129 chromosome 6, LjGifu_v1.2 genome, CTACTCTCTTcaaatataatttattaaaaaatcaagAGTAGGTAAAAGTACAACATGAttagaaaaaatgagaaaacatCACTCAAAATGGTTTTGTACTTGTCTGCAATAATTTCacgaaaaatgagaaaaatcactcaaaatctaatgaatatatatataataataatgattataGGAAAAAACACTGCATCTGCAGTGTGAACAATACAAAGTGATAGGTTAAAAACACAAATTCAGTTCTCCAATCtggttggaaagaaaaaaaaaagtcgaAAGAACCTAACCTCTATCAAAATAGAACCACCTCTGAGACAATGGACATCTTAGGTAACAACCAATATAGACATGGTGATTGGCATCCTGTACTGTGCAGATGTGCCCATATCGAAAAAGAAGATGCATTCCGCAAACCAGTGATCGAGAACAAACACCCATAACAGAAACCCCTTAATCGAATATGAAGAACATCCACAGAGAGAATTTAACGCTGAAACAACAAAAGAGTAACCTAATTTCAGATGAATTTCAAATGAAGAAGATAAGAATATTGGTTGTTTAATACTGAAATGCAACATAAAATCTCCAATGtgccaaaacaaaaacaaaaatcggTTTCCTTTGAATTAGAAATCAGAAAACATAACTACTGGGCCCATAAGTCACTTTGgacatatttttaaataaaatactaaagctccttacattagaaaaaaactacaaaaattcAACACACCCATTATCCTATgccaaaactcaaaaaaataCTCTTATACgacatttgttattttttaaaaatggaaATATAGCATTGGTTGATATAACAACTAATCATATTTGCAAGTGTTgttaaaaatcaaataaaaatgcaAATTTACTACAGTACCTTCAACTCATGCTCATATGCATTTTAGACCCTTACATTGAAAAGTGTGGGTTGATCCTCTAATTACATAATAATTATATATGGTATATGTAGTGCACAGGTGCAATTGAGGATGTTTATAAATCATATTGTTATTTTCTCAATCAATATGTAAAAAGTTCTAAATTTTTTCAAGGATAGAGGCTTAGCACGAAAAAAAAATTCGAGAAAAATAAGaatgtattaattaaaaaaataggtcatgagaacaatcctctcatgtagattggGTAAAGTACATGACAATAGACAACAACCCAGGTCAAGCCAAAAAACACCTAGAAGCCTTGGCCACCTTTGCACTACTTTGGTGTTTAGGAAAGCTAATgaggagcctcattaaaacctccctaggaaaaacccaatgggaaaaatcctagagaggaaaaagagtactcaacaCAAGCCAACCCCTAAAGTAGGCAAAAACAGAATTGGAAAACAATGCCACACAATAGATAGTCTAATCATATAGTGGCTAATTCAAGATACAAAAGAAAATAAGTCCAAGTTCCAACAAAATTTGCTTCTACACCATTATGAGATTCATGCCAATTTAGATATAGCAAGCAAAACACACCTACGCTAACAAAGAGCTCCACTTCACGCCTTCCTTAGTATAGCAGAAAAGCTCCATGTTTCACAGCAGCGAGAATCACCATGTAGAACAACTAATTCAGCTATAAGTCCTTAACTGTAAATGCACCACTATGATTGAGACACCAAGCTATTGTGTCACATTTTCCAGCAGTTGGAGTTATACTATTAATGCATTTGAGGAAGTCCTCATAAATTACAAGTTCCCATCCAAAAAAAGCTCTTCTGAAGGAGAGGTTCCAAGCCCATTTACCATCTGCAAATCTCCCTATCTCTCCCACTCTGATTCGTTTATTCACAGAGCGCAAAAACTCTTGGAAACAACACAGATAATGGCTCAACCACAGCCCAAGAGTCATGCCAAAAGTCAGTATGTAATCCATCACCAATGCACActacaatgtttttttttttttttgataaagcaCACTACAATGTTATAATAGTTTTAATTACTTAAAAAAGGAATCCTGATcacaaatcaaaaataaattctaATAGGCAATCCGAATTTTAGATTCTAAGCAATGGATTTAACCATATCAATACTTTGCAAAACCAAAAAAAACATATCATTCGAATATTAAAATACAAATATTACCCAAGACTATAAGGAGTAGATTTCACAAGAAGTCAAATGAACAACATGCCAAACATACATTCTCAAACAGATACAGCCCACAAATCTACTCACTTAAACTAAAGTACTACAAATAAAACCATCATTATCATCATGATATGATGCCCAAAACAGAAAACATTGTCAACATGACATTAACCTAAAACAACCCAATAAGTAGTTTGCATAACATAGCTGGGCTGTGAACACAAAATATCATAACCTTGCAGATTCTACACTGCAAATTATCCTCCCTGCAGCATAAATAAACTACAAATCTAACTTGACTTTTCTTATCCTCATCCTCTTTGCAGGCTTGGATGTAATTGCATCACCACTACGAACATTCTTAACAGAAGAAACCACAGAAGAACCTTCACCAGAAGAGATGTCATCCAGCGACACTATGCTCCCACGAATATCTGACATATCCCCAGAACACTCTTCTACATTGTCCCTCAAATCCACATCTTTAGATCCAGAAGCATGTTCGGATACAAACACCTTTGTGATAGACTGGAAATAAACCTTGAACATGTTTAAATAAAGTAAAACCAATACAATTGAATACTGGAAATACTGGAATAGACTGGAAAAACAACCAATACAATTGAATAAAGTACAAAAATAAACCTTCTTAGGAGTCAGCACTTTTGTTTTGTCCTTGAACATTTCAAAAACAGTAGTGACATCACAAATCTTCTTCACTTTAAATGAATCATCAAAATTCACTCCCTGGTCAGATGACCTCTCAACTTTGAATAGAAAATCATTCCCAACAATCTCCTTCACAGCAGCCGGGTATTCATTGACACTTTTAccctatttataaataaaaaattaaacttattttcaaaatataataatttgattaccctatttataaataaaaaaaatgaaacttctTTTCAgaatataataatttgatacCAAAAAGGAAGTTAGAAACAGAAACAGAATATTCAACAACAACTATACCTTAGAACTGGCAACCAAATCCTTGCAGGATTTTTGAAGAATGTGTTCAGCATCAGAGTCAAACAACAAAAAGGTGGCATTTTCTTCACCATCAGAAACATCCAACTTGATCTTGAAcctattaataaatataaagatcATTCAGTAAATGTCCAGAATCAAATCAGTATAAGAACATGAACTCAAAAAGTTTGATTAAGGAAATTACCTTGGTATCACTTCAAGAACAAATGTTGCACAACCAGAACAGTAATACATGCCATCTTGAATGCTTACAGATTTGTGGCAGCGGCAAGATGTATACCACCATTTCTCCCCATCAAGTATACCTTCGATTTTAGCCCATACTATGAATATACCCTCCTGCTACGGATAATttgttaaaatttaattaaaacataCAAGAAATATATACTATGAAATTATACTTCAAAATATGTTCACAAAGAAACAACACTAACCTCTTCAGTTGAATGTAACTCAGATATAGTCTTCCTAGGAAACATTGTTAGGAACTCCTCATCAATGGGGACATGATGAAAACCATCATCAAGCTCACCGAGGGGAATATCAACATCAATACCATGTTCAGCCAACCTTCATGAATGGAAATGAAATAAGTAACACTTTAAACTGAACCCgctatgaaaataaataaaaacaaaatgtaaTTGTAGATGCAAAATAACCACAAACAAAGGAACTACCCATTCCGAAACAAAGCCACTTCAGGTATATCAGCATTCCACAAGATCTTCGTAGCATTCATAACATTTTGGACAACAACATCACCTCAAAGCATAGCACAGTAAAAATCTTAATCAAAGAATACAATAAAATACTAATAATAAATAACAattgaaataataaataacaattgaaaaataaataatcaaatcTATCAATGAACATATACAATACCCCTGAAAGACTTAATCTTCGCAAACtgcacaacaacaacaggtaACCCAACTCCATCAGTAGCAATAAACTGCTTCACCATATCAACATAGTTCCCAAAGACAGCAAACTTCACTTTGCCCCTGCCAATGCATcaaaagaaaattttcaatGCGAACCTTGATCTTCCATGCTTCTCGGCCTTTACGTATACTGCGTACAGGATTCAAAGCACCAGCAACAAAAGACATGATCAAAACTATGCAgagcaaaacaaaacaaaacaaagggaAATTTGAGAAGTTGAAAACCAAAAACATTAGCAGTATTTATAGACATAtgagatgaaaattgaaaacttgCACACTCCTACTAACCTCATCTGACTCCACGTGCTTCTTTGCTGCTACTGATCCTCATCTGACAACAGTCCTTCTCAAGCAACCTTCTTCATTCTTCCTTCCAAAATCGGGGACTATAATGCTCTATCATGTGATCTGAGCTGCCTCACCTAACCCCTCACAAGAGAAAATTGGTCCTTTTCGTTCCaccatcttctcttctcccctTGAATCTGATTGTGACCAAACAGAATCGTTGATGACGGAAATTTCGTACCTACCATCATCaactcttctccttctccttgctTTGTCCATCCTCTGTTGTGTAGCCGACTGTGACAACTCCATCAAAATCGAACCTACCCTAAATCGAAACTACCATCAACACCTCTTATCAAAACCTCTTATTttcccctcccctcccttccCTCACGTGTAGCCGACTGTGACAACTCCATAGTGAAGAAAGGAAAACCTAATTTTTGATGTGTGATAGATGAAGATTGAAATCAAGGGCCACGATCCTAATTTTATAAGTAGTTTTTTGTGTCAGGATATAGTCACTTTGATTTTTGAGAAATTgtgattaatttttttccttaaacCAATTAACACTTTAACAGTATAATGCGCAGACTGGATTCagcttttcttgattttttcatcCTCTTCTCGCTTGGACTTTAACAGTTAGAGTTAGGTCTGAGTACATAACTTAGATTTGTTCAAGAAAAAATCAGTTAGGACATAAGAGATCTAATATGAATGAACTGTTGTATTTCAAATAAATATTCTCCGACACTCCTATCAcacgggagttgggtttggggccccccctatggggctccgcgccccacttaaagtggggaaattacggaaaaaccccctttacaagaatacggaatattaaatttcgtattcaatacggaatataaagttccgtattataTTACTATGTAATCGACAGGGGTTTTTTCAAAACCCATTTCAGCGCTCCAAACCATTCCCAACCCTTGCTCTGCAATCTTCGAGACCGACGCTCTCCTTGCTTCAATCATCATCTGGACAGGGTACCATCGTCTCCATCATCAACCCCATTCTCCCCATTCATTGCATTGAACCTAGAGGTAAGTAAGTTTGGATTTCAACTTGAAAtcaccatttaacttgaaattatggaATCTTTCAACCCTAGGATAGTCGATTTATGCTTAAGTAGATGTTAGGTTGGCTGAAATTGTATAAATTGGTCTTTGGGGCGAGTTCCAATCATGCAATGTCGTTAATGGAGTTCTGGTTCGATACGGAACATAatattccgtattcaatatgaaacttaatgttccgtattggatatgaaacttaatgttccgtattggatatgaaacttaatgttccgtatttgGTGTCTGTTTAGAGTTATaaacttaatttataaaatgtttttataaaacttaatataattagcttagtttatttataaaacctaatctaattagcttagttaatttataaaatgtttttaatttagttataaacatcgtgaattatttagtgattttatttagagatttaattgagaaatttagtaattgagcgagtataatttattcagtgaatttatttagaaaatgtttgctctgaatatatagtgagaatgaagaacagaaagaggtctcgagCTAGTGAGGATGCGGGGCCTACAGAGGATAGACACGGGCgattacatgcttctagccggcgcggcgatcatgctgcGACCTCTCACGCTgttgaggcttcagctccagctccagttgattctatgcagtcgcccatggtagaggcttcagctccagctccagttgaGCCTACTGATCGAGTTCctactccgccgtctcccatggtTGAGGTACCTCGCCCTGAGTCACcaggcgaggagtcatcaggcgagtcgTCATCCGGCGATGAGTCATCCGGCGATGAGTCATCCGACGAGGAGTCATCCGGCGAGGAGGGGTCATatgacgaggatagtattcctcctcctgatgttgatgctgatgtcgtgccagaggcacagggtggcgaggaggacctgatccagaggttgccgccgtttccgggggggcctgttgatctgtcgcttctcacgcattatgctgatcacaaggctccctggacgtggcatgcactcctacgcacagacgagcggtatgtggaccgtcgacacttgagggtggccacagctggggggaaggtttggaaccttgcttgtgatggtgattcagacagtcacaggagggttcgagagttgattgagcagacgggtcttcatcagctaccctggTGCAGCTACTCGGAGACAGATGCAGGCCtcattttggcccttgtggagcgatggcatgaggagactagtagcttccacatgccgtttggggagatgaccatcaccctggacgacgtgtcggctcttctccatctcccaatggggtcgaggttctatacgcctgggaggggggagagggacgagtgtgcagcgctatgtgctgagttgatgggaggatctgttgctcgttatcatgctgagtttgataagaacaggagccagactattcgctttggggtcttgcagacccTGTATGATGCTGCGTTGGagggtatgtcttaattattacttgattaaatagtatctattattattgtattgttattaACTGTTAACtgaattcatttcattgtagagcaccgatatgaggacgctgcacggatttggctggtgaaccagctaggcgcgacgctctttgctagcaagagcggtGGATACCACACGACCGTCTACTGGATAGGTATGTTGCAGGATCTCGGTCGAGTGtccgagtacgcgtggggcgcaattgcgctcgctacgttgtacgaccagcttgatcgagcgtccaggagggggacggcccagatgggaggtttcAGCTCACTCTTGCTAGGATGGGcctacgagtacctttctgatcgcgtcattatccggagggcggatccggagtactcacaggaccagcctagggcgcggcggtgggttatgtcccgggtcgggcatgcaggcctcgatgagaggcgagtcatgctcgatgagct contains:
- the LOC130725629 gene encoding uncharacterized protein LOC130725629 isoform X4 — encoded protein: MVKQFIATDGVGLPVVVVQFAKIKSFRGDVVVQNVMNATKILWNADIPEVALFRNGLAEHGIDVDIPLGELDDGFHHVPIDEEFLTMFPRKTISELHSTEEQEGIFIVWAKIEGILDGEKWWYTSCRCHKSVSIQDGMYYCSGCATFVLEVIPRFKIKLDVSDGEENATFLLFDSDAEHILQKSCKDLVASSKGKSVNEYPAAVKEIVGNDFLFKVERSSDQGVNFDDSFKVKKICDVTTVFEMFKDKTKVLTPKKVYFQSITKVFVSEHASGSKDVDLRDNVEECSGDMSDIRGSIVSLDDISSGEGSSVVSSVKNVRSGDAITSKPAKRMRIRKVKLDL
- the LOC130725629 gene encoding uncharacterized protein LOC130725629 isoform X1, translated to MRGKVKFAVFGNYVDMVKQFIATDGVGLPVVVVQFAKIKSFRGDVVVQNVMNATKILWNADIPEVALFRNGLAEHGIDVDIPLGELDDGFHHVPIDEEFLTMFPRKTISELHSTEEQEGIFIVWAKIEGILDGEKWWYTSCRCHKSVSIQDGMYYCSGCATFVLEVIPRFKIKLDVSDGEENATFLLFDSDAEHILQKSCKDLVASSKGKSVNEYPAAVKEIVGNDFLFKVERSSDQGVNFDDSFKVKKICDVTTVFEMFKDKTKVLTPKKVYFQSITKVFVSEHASGSKDVDLRDNVEECSGDMSDIRGSIVSLDDISSGEGSSVVSSVKNVRSGDAITSKPAKRMRIRKVKLDL
- the LOC130725629 gene encoding uncharacterized protein LOC130725629 isoform X2; translation: MRGKVKFAVFGNYVDMVKQFIATDGVGLPVVVVQFAKIKSFRGDVVVQNVMNATKILWNADIPEVALFRNGLAEHGIDVDIPLGELDDGFHHVPIDEEFLTMFPRKTISELHSTEEEGIFIVWAKIEGILDGEKWWYTSCRCHKSVSIQDGMYYCSGCATFVLEVIPRFKIKLDVSDGEENATFLLFDSDAEHILQKSCKDLVASSKGKSVNEYPAAVKEIVGNDFLFKVERSSDQGVNFDDSFKVKKICDVTTVFEMFKDKTKVLTPKKVYFQSITKVFVSEHASGSKDVDLRDNVEECSGDMSDIRGSIVSLDDISSGEGSSVVSSVKNVRSGDAITSKPAKRMRIRKVKLDL
- the LOC130725629 gene encoding uncharacterized protein LOC130725629 isoform X3; translated protein: MRGKVKFAVFGNYVDMVKQFIATDGVGLPVVVVQFAKIKSFRGDVVVQNVMNATKILWNADIPEVALFRNGLAEHGIDVDIPLGELDDGFHHVPIDEEFLTMFPRKTISELHSTEEQEGIFIVWAKIEGILDGEKWWYTSCRCHKSVSIQDGMYYCSGCATFVLEVIPRFKIKLDVSDGEENATFLLFDSDAEHILQKSCKDLVASSKGKSVNEYPAAVKEIVGNDFLFKVERSSDQGVNFDDSFKVKKICDVTTVFEMFKDKTKVLTPKKSITKVFVSEHASGSKDVDLRDNVEECSGDMSDIRGSIVSLDDISSGEGSSVVSSVKNVRSGDAITSKPAKRMRIRKVKLDL
- the LOC130725617 gene encoding protein MAINTENANCE OF MERISTEMS-like: MQSPMVEASAPAPVEPTDRVPTPPSPMVEVPRPESPGEESSGESSSGDESSGDESSDEESSGEEGSYDEDSIPPPDVDADVVPEAQGGEEDLIQRLPPFPGGPVDLSLLTHYADHKAPWTWHALLRTDERYVDRRHLRVATAGGKVWNLACDGDSDSHRRVRELIEQTGLHQLPWCSYSETDAGLILALVERWHEETSSFHMPFGEMTITLDDVSALLHLPMGSRFYTPGRGERDECAALCAELMGGSVARYHAEFDKNRSQTIRFGVLQTLYDAALEEHRYEDAARIWLVNQLGATLFASKSGGYHTTVYWIGMLQDLGRVSEYAWGAIALATLYDQLDRASRRGTAQMGGFSSLLLGWAYEYLSDRVIIRRADPEYSQDQPRARRWVMSRVGHAGLDERRVMLDELTVDDIIWTPFEDHRAHRPRDQMTIRLCVGSWTCWSSHWRCQMLLQLARMPDPSLRGRWILLDPAHSSVPRE